CACATACAACAATTGCAGTTTCTCGTCGATGGCGACCTGCAGATTCCAATTGATTGTGTTTCGAGGGAGAAGGTAGCAGTTTTAGCGTTGTGGAAGAGAAGCTTCACATTTTTTTTACTGTGACATTTGTTTTCCTTGTAAAATATGAGTGTTGACaaaggactatatatatatatatatatatatatatatatatatatatatatatatatatatatattggtatgACGGCATGAattaagtaaccatatcaaaTGTTGATGTCAAATGTGTATAGTCTACCAATATTTATAGTTATCCAAAAAAGTCTGATATCAAATGTGAATGAATACTTGAAGCAACAGTCATATTGGAAGGGGCAGCAGAGATGATGTCAAATACTGGCAGTATAAAAGATGTGCAAGAAGCAGGTAAATAGTGAGGAAACAGAGACCAACAACAGAAAGTTTTATCTCAGCCATTATGTGCTTTGTTATCGTATTAATAAAAGGTTTAGAAAAGTCTTATGGTACATGGATTTTTGTAACCAAGCACCATGCTGATTTCTCTTATACTTTGTTCCCCTACAATctgctcttcaaagatgatgtgttGTTATGTCAACTAAGCAGCCAGAAACTTCATACAAATAGGAGGATTAACCTTTGCTAAGGCTAGCAATGATGAAGGTAGAATCCATAGTCCATCTCCACAGATCAGACCAGAGGCGACAGCCGGCACCATCAAGGCCGCCTTCTTCCTATTGAGCTTGTGCCAGGCAAACACTACCAAGCTCCCAACACACATGTCGATCGCAAAGCTGGCTCCGACTAGGAAAGGCACTGCCATTGCCATCGGCAGAGGAACCCAATGACTGTACTTTTCTGGCAAAATATCTCTCATCGTGTTCATAACCACTGCGAATCCGAAGAAGCCATAACAGAGCTGCAAGCAATGGTGAGGAAGTGCTGAGAAGCCCTCAACACCAAGAATTGCCATGTTTCTGTATATCAAAGCATAAGGAGCCTTCCAATTTCCATCTGGATTCCCAATATCAAAGGCCTtgtagaagaggaagaaggttAGAGGGGCAACCACACAACCTATGGCTGTTCCGATGGCTTGACTGAGAAGCATCGATCTCGGGGATGTCATAGTGAGATGACCcgtcttgaaatcatgcattagatcaGCAGAAATGGAGACGACCGATTTGATCAGCCCACAACCGACAAGGCCAGCGACAACACCAGAGTGTTTCCCAGCCAAGGCTGCTAGAATAAAGAGAGAAACCTTACCATAGTTGTAGGCCATATTCATGTCCGTTAGACCAGCTCCATAAGCATTGCAGAAGCCAAGGGCAGGGGCAAGCATATATGATATGACCACGTAGTACCACTTCACCTCAGGAAACATGATGGGGATGGCGACGATGGAAACCACGGCGAAGAGGGCATATCCTGAGTAGGCTAACCACACCGGTATGCTCTCtttcatgaatacttcattacgCTGGAGATCATCGAGGACCGGATTAACCTGATCTGCCACTGTAAGAGAATGCAAAATAGTTGAGCTGTAAGATACAGGGAAGAACCTGTCAATCCAAATTCATCAGCCACTATACCTATTTTGATATTTTTGCTGGTCGCTCTCGCGTGCATACTTTTTGCAGTACAAGCCAAAATCTTGAGGAAATTGTAGAGCCCATCGCCGAGAATAAGAGCAATGGAGATGAAGACCTGAAAAAATGAACAGATATATATATGAGCACTGACAGCACAAAGGTTTTTGTACATGGTGAAAGCGAAAAATTTGATGTGATGCACCTTGTACCCTTGCAAGCTTCTCATGCTACTCTTTGGTATGCTCTCAGAGAACCAATCTTCTTTAAGATCACTAATCAGTGGCCACATAATTCCCCATGAAAGCACTGCAccaagaaggagagagagattcACAATATGGGAGCAAATCATCCCTGCTCCAACATATGTCATGCTAAAATCGAAGAAAAACCTGGAACACAAAGAATTATGATTATGACATGGAGAACaagtagatgatgatgatgaagtaaAGGTGTAGAGGAATAGGTATGCGTTACGATTGTTTCCAAGCTTTTAGT
The DNA window shown above is from Musa acuminata AAA Group cultivar baxijiao chromosome BXJ2-4, Cavendish_Baxijiao_AAA, whole genome shotgun sequence and carries:
- the LOC135610988 gene encoding probable metal-nicotianamine transporter YSL9, translating into MAEPTEGQEIEKGEDLEEPMETGALEFKRVPPWSKQITVRGLVASLAIGIMYSVIVMKLNLTTGLVPTLNVSAALLAFVILRSWTKLLHKIGILTTPFTRQENTVVQTCAVACYSIAVGGGFGSYLLGLNKKTYEQAGVDTEGNVPGSYKEPGIGWMTGFLFTVSFVGLLALVPLRKIMIIDYKLTYPSGTATAVLINGFHTPRGDKMAKKQVHGFAKYFTVSFLWSFFQWFYSGGDGCGFSQFPTFGLKAWKQSFFFDFSMTYVGAGMICSHIVNLSLLLGAVLSWGIMWPLISDLKEDWFSESIPKSSMRSLQGYKVFISIALILGDGLYNFLKILACTAKSMHARATSKNIKIVADQVNPVLDDLQRNEVFMKESIPVWLAYSGYALFAVVSIVAIPIMFPEVKWYYVVISYMLAPALGFCNAYGAGLTDMNMAYNYGKVSLFILAALAGKHSGVVAGLVGCGLIKSVVSISADLMHDFKTGHLTMTSPRSMLLSQAIGTAIGCVVAPLTFFLFYKAFDIGNPDGNWKAPYALIYRNMAILGVEGFSALPHHCLQLCYGFFGFAVVMNTMRDILPEKYSHWVPLPMAMAVPFLVGASFAIDMCVGSLVVFAWHKLNRKKAALMVPAVASGLICGDGLWILPSSLLALAKVNPPICMKFLAA